DNA from Brassica napus cultivar Da-Ae chromosome C4, Da-Ae, whole genome shotgun sequence:
GCGAGTTTATTACCAGAAGGAGTGTCTGTTGTGGAGGAGAAGAGACCGAGGAAGCGAGGGAGGAAGCCTGCTAACGGGAGAGAGGAGGCGTTGAACCATGTGGAAGCTGAGAGGCAGAGACGGGAGAAGCTTAACCAGAGATTCTACGCGTTGCGAGCTGTAGTTCCAAACATATCTAAAATGGACAAAGCTTCTTTACTTGGAGACGCGATCTCTTACATCAAAGAGCTTCAAGAGAGAGTAAAGATCATTGAAGCTGAAGCAGTAACCGAGTCAAAGACAATGGCCACTAAGGGAGAAGAGAGTCAAGAAGTTGTTGACGTTCAAGCTGGGGAAGAAGAGGTTGTTGTGAGAGTGGTCTCACCGTTGGAGTCACATCCAGCTTCGAGAATCATACAAGCAATGAGAAACTCAGAGGTTGTTAGTGTTATGGAGTCTAAGCTTTCATTAGCTGAAGAGACACTGTTTCACACTTTTGTAGTAAAGAATAATAACGGATCGGATCCATTGACGAAAGAGAAGGTTATAGCAGCGGCTTACCCGCAAACCGGCTTGACGCAGCAGCTATTACTACCATCTTCTAGTTCACAGGTATCTGGTGATATCTAGCTTTCAAGCTTCTTATCTTGTTCAGTATAGGAAGACTTGAGGTTCAACTAGAAATAGATATatccttttttctttcttagagTGAAAGTAATCCAGTTTTCGTATAGTATTTGCTAACATTATCATGAATAAGTTGAATTCATTAACTGGTATATTTGTATTTTGGGAATATTTTTCATACTTAAGATAATCAAAAGATATTTTTGACTTTTTTCCTTCTTTGAATTATATATGAGGAAGTAATATGTGTAATGTTTCTGTCTATCTAATGGCATATATGTTTATCCAAATATCTCATTTATGTTATCCATTATATGTTCATATCCAAGTTCTTTGCCAATTAGTTAACGTAAGAGATATTACTATCTTTTGATAAGTTAATAAGTTaacattaatattatttttaaaatactatatattaattagacCCGAAGAATCGGAAATTCAGTTTCGGTTACAAACgcgatttgaacaaaaaaaaatccctcTCTCACTAACAATTTCTTTGCCAATTTCACAATACCTCTCTGGCTCTCTCACTCACTATGTAAATGTGTGTGAATTAGTTTAGATTGCAGATATCATAGTAAACCTGACTTGTGCAAATGACTATGTTGCTTCATAGTATATTATATAGTTCAGACATGATTAATCAgatgttatataattattatctcACTCATTAATTAATAAACCAATCCTATGAAATTAGACCTATATATGCTTCATCTTTCTCAGTCACTTGCTCTTTTTTCTCCGATCAGATCCAAAAATCAAATCCGCTTCCGACGCCGCGATGTCTCTCCGTCGTTCTCTCCTCGGCCTCCACCGTCAAACCCacaacctctctctctcaaagtcTTCACCTTTCTCGATTACCAACATCTCCTCCCCTTCCGTCGCCGTGATCGGAAGAGAAATCTCCTCGATCCCATTTTCACTGACACAGAGACTCAAACCGGACTGTAGTAATCTCGTCGGCGATCGTTCTCTCGGGCAATCTCAGCTGGCTCGTCTCCCGTCTTCTCGAGGCTACAGCAACGCGTCTCTCGTACGGAAGATCCCTGTTCTGTTCCACATCAACGCGGGGATGGAGGAGGTTTTGGCGGATTACGTTCACCAAGAGCTGACCAGGAATCTCATGGTGATCTCTCTGGGGTTGTTCCAGATCATCGTTATCAAAGACGTCgtcgtttttcttttcttctgagCAAAAGGAATCATCTTTTGGGGTGATAACAGTGAGCTAAAAGTCATtccttttttatctttcttcttGTATGAATAAGAACATTGATGAAATTGTCATCTTAATCTTTCTAAGCTTCTTTGTCTGGTCTATTTGATTTAGTTTATGTTGGAATAAAAGAGAAGTTTTCCCAGGCTCTATTCTAGGTCTTGGCGTTCGGTTTTCGGTTGGGTtctttcggttttcggtttttcGTTAATCTATGAAATTCGGTTCGGATCCGGTTCGGTTCtttttggtttcggttcggctCAGATATCAATTATAAGAACCGACTAATATCCTATAAATTTGTGGTTTCAATTCAGTTATGGTTCGGTTCCGATTTTTTCGGTTAATTTTGGATGATCCGGGGTAAAAACAATTTATTGGGAATTTTTTGGATATAAATAGGGTAATTtggataaattttaatattttggataaaaactaTTCGAGTAATTCGGTTCTTTaggataatttggataatttaaaatattctagataaaaaaaatattcgagtatttcgatttttttttgatagttCGGTATATAAGTAGTGAGTTTTgaatatttagtatttttaatactaaatataattaatatttttaggtatataaattttatttcggATATTCGGGTATCCattcggttccggttcgatttcggtttttcggttatagaaatataggaaccgttcggttATCTTTCAactttggttcggtttcggattcggttttcggttttgtTTTTATGGCCATGCCTACTCTATTCTCTGTAATTAGCACATCtcttttgcatttgttttgttaaatagATTTCTCTGACTATTGATATATTCTtcaaagaaaaacagagacttTGCTAAGCGTAACTACGTATGAATTGATACAATTGTCTATTAGAATGGCTAAATCCGTTAGTAGCCAAACAACATTATGACATTCTCAAAGCAACTGCTCACTTTatttttcctcctcttcttcctcttaccTCTCCGTCACGCCTCAAAACCTAAAAAATGTCCTCCTTCCCGCTGGGGATGGCTTAGTTGCGGGCCGCCCTCGGAAGTACCCATTCGTTTTCCTTTCTGTGACCACAAGGGATTCAATCTCCGTAGCAACAATCTCAATAAAACAGTCCTACACCTTCCCATGTCCGGAGCCTTTCTTGTCGAGAGCATCGACTACCTAAACCAACGTATATCTATCAGCGACCCTGACAACTGTTTGGCTAAGCGGCTTTTGACATTCAACCTTTCAGGATCTCCCTTCTCTTCTCCTTTCTATACCGAACACACGTTCTTTACCTGTCCTGGTGACGTCGTCTTACCCTCCTCGTATCGGTCCATCCCTTGCCTAAGCAATTCTACTTCCTCTTTCTACGCCACAACTAGTTATGAGCAGGCAAGCAGCTCTGCGTTTCGTTCTTGCCAGATTGTGAAGAGATTAGATGTTCCGGCTAGTTACATCAACAGCGAAAGCCTCTTGCTGGAGTGGCACTCGCCCAATTGCACGAGCTATGAGATGGATTACTTGAGATGTGGATTCAAGAACAAGGCCTCCCTCGAAGTCAAATGCTTCGGTAATGAACCTGGTATGGATTCGGTAATTTTCTTATGTTATTCTCTGTTCCTGATGATCCAAGTAAACCCCATTGGTCGTATGTATGAAGAATTGGTGAAAGCTTCAAACCCACGCAatctttatgaaaataatataaaatcatagtAGGAATTAAATTTGACAACCAGGTTTTGACTTTAATATTTTGGTGttttatagaaaatatcaaATCCAACTAATAGTCTAAAGAAAGACTGAAGACACTAACTGCAGAAGGATTCtcaaattctaaattttttttaataacatttcTCTATTTCTTTACATCCTATAAATAGAAAATCTGGCATCCAATGTATTCAACCTTAATAAACTTAGTGATTAATACCCTGCCAGTGTGCATTAGTGGGACTGGCAAATGTTTGTAATttctattcaaaattttatattaaaataaaaagaaccgtataatttgattttttttatagaaaaaaaatcagagggATGTTATttagaagttttaaaaaaaacccaTATTCAATTCAGTTTAAATTCAATTACTGTACTTTTATGCTAAGAACCTAAATAAATACAAAGTGATAAAATCGAAATATGAATTAATTCGGTGTTCCTTTAACGGTCTAGACTCTAAAGTGTTATCTTCACACAGTTGCAGCTTCtaaaagaaacagaggaaaagAATCAATAATAGTATGCGTGTCCATATTCGGAGGAGTCATCTTATTCTTTCTCTGTTTAACATGTATCGCTTGCCTCGTAGACAAGTGTAG
Protein-coding regions in this window:
- the LOC106411893 gene encoding putative RING-H2 finger protein ATL21B, producing the protein MTFSKQLLTLFFLLFFLLPLRHASKPKKCPPSRWGWLSCGPPSEVPIRFPFCDHKGFNLRSNNLNKTVLHLPMSGAFLVESIDYLNQRISISDPDNCLAKRLLTFNLSGSPFSSPFYTEHTFFTCPGDVVLPSSYRSIPCLSNSTSSFYATTSYEQASSSAFRSCQIVKRLDVPASYINSESLLLEWHSPNCTSYEMDYLRCGFKNKASLEVKCFGNEPASKRNRGKESIIVCVSIFGGVILFFLCLTCIACLVDKCSNVEGSDSPRQEIVESREMIGRATNRGLDQCTIETYKKMELGESIKLPGTNGTACLICLSEYASKETVRFIPECDHCFHVECIDVWLKIHGSCPICRDSRALR
- the LOC106415722 gene encoding succinate dehydrogenase subunit 4, mitochondrial; protein product: MSLRRSLLGLHRQTHNLSLSKSSPFSITNISSPSVAVIGREISSIPFSLTQRLKPDCSNLVGDRSLGQSQLARLPSSRGYSNASLVRKIPVLFHINAGMEEVLADYVHQELTRNLMVISLGLFQIIVIKDVVVFLFF